The region tcCCTAGATTATGCTTAACAAGTGCTATAAGAGTTAAAACACTTAATTCTTGCCTTGAAAAACTAAGCTTAAGATGGAGTTTTGTTTGgggtttaaatataattttttatagaagtaatcattacaaaaataattttaatttttgtatatgaATGGTTGATTGTTAATATATTGAAGGATAGGTTGTTATTTGAAAGAGAGAGACAGATAAAGGTAATTAAAACATTGGTATGATCGgtataagagaaataaaaaaaaaatcatttaatatttattctgaGATAAAATGGAGGAGagagagtaaaaataaataatattgcttGGAGGTTAAATTACTCTCCATGCACTGGAAGCATAAATGTTTTCCTCCAAAAACACCAACAATTAACATCCCTCAAACATGTTTAAACTTTGAACGGTGaagggtaattaattttttcttcagttTTCACAAGAACAATTGTTTCTAGCCTTCATTGAACCAAAAACGAGATGAGCCTAACCCAAGAGTGCAAACAAGAAGCCCGCAGTAGCTCAGAAAATAGCAAAATACTGACCACAGCTAGCTCAGTCCGTATCAACAAAACAAGCTCAGGCCTAGGAAACTCATTTGCCCTAAGTTTATTACACAGAGTTTATCAGGCATGGGTTCTACGCAACATTCTTTTGCTGTGAATCATTTAGTAGTAGGCGGTGTAataataagaatttaaaattaaaaggttttttttttaataattttaaatttaaattatggggttgctaatataatagtTACTGGAAACTTACATAATCATTAACTTTAAAGTTCATGGGATTAGTTCATGTACACGCAAGCTGATCCGAATACtaacgttaataataataaaaaaacattcttttgTAGTGCCTAGGTTAGACCAGCATAATTTTGGTATTCACAAGATGGGAAAGAGCATATTATAAATCCGAATGTGTATTTCCAAAAGAAATGACAAGGCATTTGTAAGCATGTACATAAAATTTTACGTGCATTTTGTTGTCAACATTTGCAACAATGCCTGTGATGTTAGCAATGTTGTCAACATAAATTATGTAATTTGTTGGTGTCAAAATCAAAGCATAGCATTTGATGACAGAACACCGTCATAGGACTTGCGTTCATTGTTCATTTCCAGAATTATTAAAGGAGGAAATTGAAGGTTTTAGCTCTACAAACTGTCTTTTACCCccgaaaaaaacaaacacctcGGTCAGATCTTAAGATAAATGGACCGAATATTCCAAACCACGCGGCCAAGGTAGCTGTGTCCATATGACAGCAGCTCCGTACCTGGTAGATTAGCTAGGAAGGAAAAATAGTGTGTTGcaaggtatttaaaaaaaattattatttttatttcaagcaTTAACAcgtaaagatattaaaaaaatatttttaaaaaataattatatcattaaaaagtatttagaaataaaaatagagagagcGCCTTAAcatcatttatatatatcaaaattgatttaagattgttgtttatttagaattgtgatgtttaaaatattttttatttagaaatatattaaaataatatattttttattttttaaaaaatattttcaatatcaatacattaaaaaatataaaaatataaaaaattatttttaataaaaaaattaaaatttttaaaaacatcctTTACATGCCATTCCCAATCATACACGAATCACCGAAAATCTTGTCAGTTGTCACCCACCAAAATTCTGCTAAGATGACGAGAAATCCCCATATTTGCACTGCAATACTATTTTAATTCTGACAGCTtatcttgtttctttctttcccattaaaagaaagaaaagaaactccTGGGAAAGGTGACGTCATTCACATGAGGTCGTCGTGCTCTCACGAATCGGGTGGCCAGCATTCCAGTCGAGGAGAGAAAACGAAAAATCTCCGGCGTGATGAACGAGCTTTTTGACAAATTCTCCGTTGCCGTATAATTTGGTCAGGGAGAGAAATTATATGCcccatttataaaattaaacgccacaataaagagagaaaaaaaaaacaagaaacatcaTCGTGCAATGTAAGCTTGACATAattattttgctttaaaataaattttaaatcaattaaaaaaagataaaatcctGTCTATGTATCTATCTATTTACGAGAAAAGGGGACACGTGAGCTGCACGGGCGGCAGGGAATAGCAAAACCCTGAGAGTGAGAacaaaatgattgatttttcgGATAAAACGTTGACGTTTTCACAATTTCCTCTGAGAAATTTCTTTAATGGGAGAGTTGAAAGCAATCAAAAGAGATGTGATTCGTGGGAGGGTCAGTTTTGGGGGGTATTATTGTAAGTGAACAGTCTGAGAAAAACAATCATACCGTGGGGGTGCTAGCATGAAATGGTTTGATTTTGCGTTTCAAGCGGGTTGGATAagaagtttttttgaaaaataaaaaaaataatttttttatattattttaatgtattgattttaaaattaatttttaaaaaataaaaaaatatatttttaaataaacaatatttttaaaaatcagtactgtagcaaagaaagaaaaaaaagaagggaccTCTCAAACTTTTACCCGTGACCCATTCCAAGACACGCTCGCCGGTCTCCCCTCCCCTGTTTCGCAAAATATTAGATAAcgcgttttctttctttctccctGGTCTTGCCTGTTTCCTTGCTTAAATATACAAACAAATCCTAACATACCCATTTCGCGTCAAATTAaagatcaaaatctttaaaaaaaatcaccggTAAGCCAactataaaacatatatatatatatatatatatatatatatatatatatataaaatcacaatctcttttgtttttgttctttctttaagTTTCTCTATCGAAATCCTTCGATCCGCTGATTCTAAGCGTCATCCTAGGGTTTCAAATAAGCTTActtgttctttccttttctattgttttttagtcTGAAGAGGAGAAAACGAGATTAGGGATTGCAAATGAGTGATCACGTGGTGTTGGATGTTGACCGACTCACAAGGCCGCCGGTGACTGAGGAGTCTGTTCAGGCGATCGTTAAGGAAGCCGACGCCGGGCCCTCGTGCTCGAGGGCAAGTGAAGGAACCGATGGTCGTGTTTCAGGGGAGGAAGGGGAGGAGGAGCCGTTGATTCAGGGGGGCGAGTGTCGCATTTGCCAGGAGGAGGATTCCATCAGCAATTTGGAGACTCCTTGTGCTTGCAGCGGCAGCCTCAAGGTATAATAAATGTTGAcagattttatttcttattaagttctttttaaagattttaaatattatgaaattgagGGTTTTTGGTCAACGGAAAGGTCGCTCGTTCCTTGATGCTTAGAGAGGTCAATAATTAATATCTCATTTTGTGCTCTTTAAAGTTAGGTTTTCATTGTAATTGACTTCTGGATAGGCCAGCCAGTGCCCGTGTATAATAATTGTAGCTTGTTGGATtagagcatgatttttttatcctttgttcagTGTTTACATTTGTTAAGACATCGTTTGACATTTCATCATGTTTGCGgtgtaaattttatttcatcttatTCGAGAATTTGTTGTTTCGGAACATTGTATTAGCTAGTTTGTCGTGATGTTTGTGCCTATGAGATGCATTTTAGATAATCTGACTAAAGGTCCTGTCTTTCCATcttgcccttttcttttttaaatggcATCGGATACTAGGAGCCTTTAGATTGATGTTAGTCTTCGCTATACACTTTTTATGTATGTGATGATGACTGCAATTTCTGTTTTCCAGTATGCCCATAGGAAGTGCGTCCAGCACTGGTGCAATGAGAAGGGTGATATCACTTGTGAGATATGCCATCAGGTATGCTCGCTTAATATTGTTTTCTAGGTGTTCTCTGTGCTCGGCTGCATGCTTGGTTCCTTGTTGATTTGTATAGCATACACCATTTCATGAATGTACAtgcatttttaacatgaaaacatGCGAAGCAGTTTTTGGATTTCACGTCCTACTAGCAAAGCAGCGTCATGCTGTAATGATCAAATTGCAACTAAACAAACACCAAGAAGCTTACAGGTGGTGTTGGAGACTCTAGGTTTTCATTGTGTTATATCAGGCTTAGTTTATCAGGGGAGGATGTGGTTGTGTATATGGAAAAGTGATGTAGGCTTCTATACCTTTGGtggaatttttttggattttgtggAACTGGGTGAAAGAATGTGTGAAGAATGTTGTCTGAACTTTTCAGAGGATTTTTAGGTTAAACCTTAATTTTTGATGTGTTGGATAATTGTCTgcagtttgtttttgtatttattttgtatgtagttcaattcaattttttaattcttcaactTACAACATAATATACTTGATAATCCTGCTAATTTTTCATCTATGATGTATAGCCTTACCAACCTGATTACACCGCTCCACCTCATCCACCACACTCTGAAGATACTGCTATTGATATTGGGTATGTTTAAAATCTCTTGTATGTTTGTTGTCTTATAAGTTGGTGCTAATTTTTGTCCTTTGCTTTAggattgttgggttttttttttatctcttacaTACAATTTGACGTGCATCAAAATAACTTACATGTTATTTACctatcattgatgatttttgcaTTATCATGCCTTTGTTTGACATTCTGACCATGATCTTTTTTGCAGTGGAGGCTGGACAATCTCTGGCACTCAACTAGATTTGCGTGATCCTCGCTTATTGGCAATTGCAGAGGCTGAGCGCCATTTTCTAGAAGCAGAGTATGATGACTATGCTACTTCAAATGCTAGTGGAGCTGCATTTTGCCGTTCAGTTGCTCTTATCGTAAGCCCTTAAATTATAAATTCCTCCAATAGCATTCACAGAgtctaaaagatttttttttcatggttccgTGTGAAAAGTTTATTCAGAATTTTATGTGAATTGATCATTTGTTGCATGAATTAAGGGTATTTACCATCGTGTCTGTGCCCTTATGTGAATTA is a window of Populus nigra chromosome 10, ddPopNigr1.1, whole genome shotgun sequence DNA encoding:
- the LOC133704125 gene encoding uncharacterized protein LOC133704125, with the translated sequence MSDHVVLDVDRLTRPPVTEESVQAIVKEADAGPSCSRASEGTDGRVSGEEGEEEPLIQGGECRICQEEDSISNLETPCACSGSLKYAHRKCVQHWCNEKGDITCEICHQPYQPDYTAPPHPPHSEDTAIDIGGGWTISGTQLDLRDPRLLAIAEAERHFLEAEYDDYATSNASGAAFCRSVALILMALLLLRHALTLTDSDADDDVSTFFSLFLLRAAGFLLPCYIMAWAISILQRRRQRQEAAALAATQVAFVLQSGQPRGLQFTIAPGATVTPHQEPV